In Candidatus Schekmanbacteria bacterium RIFCSPLOWO2_02_FULL_38_14, the sequence CCTGTCAATTGCCAATGAATGGTACCTTGTGGCAGTAAACGGATTTGGAAGGTTTTTAAAAATATATTTCCCGTCATGATGAATTTCTGATGTTTTTCCATGCATAATTCTTTTTGCCTGAATTATCCTGGCTCCATATGCTGCTCCAATAGCCTGATGTCCCAGGCACACACCCAATATTGGAACTCTTCCAGAAAAATGTTTTATAACATCTATCGTTATTCCTGCTTTTTGAGGAGTTCCTGGCCCCGGTGAAACAACTATCCTCCCCGGATTCTTTTTCTCAATTTCACCAATAGTAACTTTATCGTTTCTGAAAACCAGGAAATTTTCCCCCAATTCACCAAAATACTGAACAAGATTATATGTAAAAGAGTCGTAGTTATCTATAAGGATATTTACTTTCATCCAAACTCCTACCCATTTGCCAATTCCAAAGCCTTAACCATTGCTTTTGCCTTATTAATTGTCTCCTTATATTCAAGCTCAGGTTTTGAATCAAACACAATACCTGCACCTGCCTGAATATAAACCTCATTGTTTTTAAAAAATAGCGTCCTTATTGTTATGCAGGTGTCCATGTTTCCGGTAAAACTGAAATACCCGACAGCTCCTGCATAGGGACCTCTTTTTGTCGGCTCTAATTCCTCAATGATTTCCATGGCTCTTACCTTTGGAGCGCCTGTTACTGTACCTGCAGGAAAACAAGCCCTGACAACATCAAAAGCATTTTTCCCCTCAGCAAGTATTCCTCTCACATTTGAAACTATATGCATTACATGGGAATATCTCTCTACAATCATCAGCTCATTTACCTCAACGCTTCCGGTCTTTGCTATTCTTCCCAAATCATTTCTGCCAAGATCAACAAGCATTATATGCTCTGCCCTCTCTTTTGCATCTCTGAGAAGCTCATTCTCAAGCTTTATGTCTTCCTGTTCTGTCTCGCCTCTTTTCCTTGTTCCGGCAATTGGTCTAAGTTCAACTTTTTTATCCTCAACCCTCACAAGTACCTCGGGAGATGACCCAACCATACAGAACTCTTTCATCTTCAGGTAAAACATATACGGGGAAGGATTCACTATTCTCAATGCCCTGTAAACATCAAAAGGCGATTTACTGATTTTTGTTTTCATCCTCTGGGAAAGAACAACCTGAATCAAATCTCCTCTTTTTATATATTCTTTTGCCTTGTTAACCATTTTCTCAAAAGATTTTTTGCTGAAATTTGATTTAGGTTTTATATTTCCAGAAGAACTCTTTTGTTCAAACCATGTTTTCTGAACATTCTTTTTCTTCAGTTTATCTATTAGATTTGTTATTTTTTTCTGTGCATTCTCATACAATTTCTCAAGGCTCTTTTTCCCGTCAACATAGCAATTTGATACAATTTTTATCTTATGGCTTACATTATCAAAAATCAGCAGGGTATCTGTTAACATAAAAAATGCATCGGGAAGATTCAATTCATCCTTTGTGCAATCAGGAAGTTTTTCAAAGAATTTTACAAAATCATATCCTATAAAACCGACTGCTCCGCCAAAAAACCTTGGAAGCCCCTGCACCTTTACTGCCTTATATCCTCCCATGATATTTCTTAGAGCAGATAAAGGGTCATTTTCACCTTCAAAGCTTTTTTCCTTGTTATCAGAGATTATCGTTATTTTATTTCCCTTGCTTTTAAATATCATAGAGGGACTTGATCCGAGAAATGAATAGCGCGCCCATTTCTCGCCACCTTCAACACTTTCAAGGAGGAATGAGAAATCTCCGTCGTCTATCTTGCAGAAGGCTGACACAGGGGTTTCCATGTCAGCATATATTTCCTTGTAGACAGGAATAAGATTCCCCTCTTTTGCCTTTTTCTTAAACTCTTTGAAATCAGGATAGAACATTTTTTTTGAAGCTGTAAAGTAGCATGCTGTAAGCTCTAATTTATAAGTTTTTCTATTTTGCTCCTTCTGTTATCTGTTCTTCTTCTACTCTTCCCCCAATCAATGGATACCTCTGCATCAGCTGGTCTATTCTTGAACTGTTGTTTTTAAAGCTGTCTTCCAATGTCTTCATTCTTGTCTCAATTTGCTGTTTTTCCTCGCTCCTGTCTTTTTCTATCCTTGCGATTCTTCCATTAAGTTCCTGGATTTCACTGTCAAGTTCGCTTATTCTGTTTATATAGCATCCTGATGATAAAGGTAAGAAGATTAAAACAATAAGACTGGTCAATGTTTCAAAGTTTTTAAATTTCATGTTACTCTCCTTTTATAGCAAGCTTATTTTTTTTAACCCTTTCAGTCAATAAATTTCTTTGTCAGAAATTTAATCAAATCTCTGAAATTTTCAAGAAAATCATCAAAAAACTCCATAATTCTTGGATAACCGGAATCCAGCAGGGAAAAGATTATTCCAAGAAAAATCATATTTAATAGGAATATGATAACAAAAGAGAATAAAATACCGTTTTTATCTATATCACTTTGCTTAACCTTCAGGTCGTGAAAAACTGATGAGAGATGAAGACCTATCCCGGTTCCTGCACATAAAATCAGGTACCCATGATATTTTTCAACAACTATTGGTTTTATCAGGGAAAAGAAAACTGCAACAAAAGGGAAGAAGTATGGCGAGAGTTCAATGATAAAATTGCTTCTTGAAGTTTGAATCTCACCACCTTTTGCATCAGATGCAAAAAAAGATTTTATTCCCTTTAAGAATATTACTGAATAAATAGTGTGAATTAATTCATGATAAAAAACCTCTGCAAACTCCATAATCGAGGAACCAATCTTTGAAATTATCAATCTAATAACAAGGTATGAGATAATCCCTGTTAAAAGATAAATAATGCTTTCTTCCCGCCTTGAAAAATCTTCTGCAGTTTTATAAAATGATAACGTTGCACTTGAAACTAGAGGAACGAGAATAAATCCTGTTAAATTTTTTATAACTTTATACATAACTTCCTTCTATCTGTTTCTGTTTTTTAAAAACCTTCAGGTATTAATATAGAAGCAAATTTTTTAGTTTTAATTTATTTTTAAATTTTATATCATAAAATAGCCGTGAAAGACAGATATTTTATTTTTTTAGGATTGGGCTTATGAAAAGTCTTTTTAACCTTCTTCAGGATATTGAAAATTACCTTAATTTTCAGAAATCACTCGGAGTAAATGAAATAATAGGTATTGATGTCTCTTCAAGCAGAAATGAGTCAAAAGAGGTTTCAATTAAAAAACTCAGACACGATATCGGAGACTGTAAACGCTGTAAGCTGCATCCAACAAGAAAAAACCTTGTCTTTGGAACCGGTGATTTAAACTCCGAGCTTATCTTTGTTGGCGAGGCACCCGGAGCTGATGAAGATATTCAGGGTGAACCATTTGTCGGAAGGGCTGGAGAACTTCTGACTAAAATTATCAAGTCAATGGGTTATGACAGAAAAGATGTTTACATTGCAAATATAATAAAATGCAGACCTCCCAACAACCGTAATCCGGAAGCGGATGAGATAAAAACATGCGAGCCATTTCTTATGAAACAGCTCTCAATTATAAAACCAAAGGTAATATGTGCGCTCGGAACCTTTGCCGCTCAAACTCTATTAAAAACTCAGGATAGAATATCTCTCCTTCGCGGCAGGTTTCATATATATGAAGGAATTAAATTAATGCCAACCTTTCACCCTGCCTATCTCCTGAGAAACCAGAATGAAAAGAAAGTCGTTTGGGAAGATGTTAAGCTTATTATGAAAGAACTAGGAAAGAAAATCAGCTAACTTAAAACTATTTTGTATTTAAAAGATCTTTAAAAATTTTCGAAGGTTTAAAACTTACTACTTTTCTTGAAGAAATATCATATTCCTTGCCGGTTTTTGGGTTCCTTCCGGTTCTTCTTCTTTTTGTACGTACAGCAAATTTTCCAAATCCGCTTATTATGATTTCCTCTCCTTCACTCAACGCATTCCTTATTGTATCTATTACTCCTTCCACAACTTCTGATGCTTCCTGTTTTGTCAGGCCGAGATCTTCTCTCACCTTGTCTTTCAAGTCTTCTCTTGTCATATTTATTCCCCCTTTTTTTTGTTCTAAGTCATTACTTTTATAATGTTTTTCATAACACAACCATTTTTTCTGTCAAGGTAAAATATTGATATTCCTTTTAATTATACGACGCATTAATTCTAATATATTCGCAAGAAAGGTCTGAAGTTAAAACTATGGCTTCCTTATTCCCATTGTTTAGACTGACTTCAATTGTTATTTCTTTATTCTTCAAAATCTTTTTGATTTCTTTTTCATTAAAACCGCACCCGCACCCTTTATTAACAATTTTCTTACCGCTAAAATATATATCAATCTTTTCAGGAGAAAACTCTATTCCTGAAGCACCAAGCGCAGCAGTTATTCTTCCCCAGTTTAATATCTCACCAAAAAAGGCAGTCTTAACAAGGTTTGAATTGGCAATTGCCATTGCTGCATTCTTTGCTGATTTTTTTGTCTTTGCTCCTAAGACAGATATTTTAATCAGTTTTGTTGCCCCTTCTCCATCTAAAACTATCATTTTTGCAAGCTTTCCTGCAACAAAATCTAGCCCTGCCTTGAAGAGTCTTAGTTCATTTGAACCTTTTTTTATTTCCTGAGAATCTGACATGCCATTTGCAAGCAATAGGACCATATCGTTTGTACTCATACAACCATCTATCGTAATCATATTAAAAGACTTATCTACAGCCTCTTTTAAAGCCTTTTGTAAAATATTCTTTTTTATTGTTGCATCTGTCACTATAAAAGCAAGCATTGTTGCCAT encodes:
- a CDS encoding anthranilate/aminodeoxychorismate synthase component II (TrpG; with TrpE catalyzes the formation of anthranilate and glutamate from chorismate and glutamine; TrpG provides the glutamine amidotransferase activity); protein product: MKVNILIDNYDSFTYNLVQYFGELGENFLVFRNDKVTIGEIEKKNPGRIVVSPGPGTPQKAGITIDVIKHFSGRVPILGVCLGHQAIGAAYGARIIQAKRIMHGKTSEIHHDGKYIFKNLPNPFTATRYHSLAIDRESLPPSLEVVARSEDDEIMGIRHRELSVYGVQFHPESVLTNAGKELLKNFLELSLERL
- a CDS encoding anthranilate synthase component I, with amino-acid sequence MFYPDFKEFKKKAKEGNLIPVYKEIYADMETPVSAFCKIDDGDFSFLLESVEGGEKWARYSFLGSSPSMIFKSKGNKITIISDNKEKSFEGENDPLSALRNIMGGYKAVKVQGLPRFFGGAVGFIGYDFVKFFEKLPDCTKDELNLPDAFFMLTDTLLIFDNVSHKIKIVSNCYVDGKKSLEKLYENAQKKITNLIDKLKKKNVQKTWFEQKSSSGNIKPKSNFSKKSFEKMVNKAKEYIKRGDLIQVVLSQRMKTKISKSPFDVYRALRIVNPSPYMFYLKMKEFCMVGSSPEVLVRVEDKKVELRPIAGTRKRGETEQEDIKLENELLRDAKERAEHIMLVDLGRNDLGRIAKTGSVEVNELMIVERYSHVMHIVSNVRGILAEGKNAFDVVRACFPAGTVTGAPKVRAMEIIEELEPTKRGPYAGAVGYFSFTGNMDTCITIRTLFFKNNEVYIQAGAGIVFDSKPELEYKETINKAKAMVKALELANG
- a CDS encoding uracil-DNA glycosylase, whose translation is MKKLRHDIGDCKRCKLHPTRKNLVFGTGDLNSELIFVGEAPGADEDIQGEPFVGRAGELLTKIIKSMGYDRKDVYIANIIKCRPPNNRNPEADEIKTCEPFLMKQLSIIKPKVICALGTFAAQTLLKTQDRISLLRGRFHIYEGIKLMPTFHPAYLLRNQNEKKVVWEDVKLIMKELGKKIS
- the ihfA gene encoding integration host factor subunit alpha (This protein is one of the two subunits of integration host factor, a specific DNA-binding protein that functions in genetic recombination as well as in transcriptional and translational control), which encodes MTREDLKDKVREDLGLTKQEASEVVEGVIDTIRNALSEGEEIIISGFGKFAVRTKRRRTGRNPKTGKEYDISSRKVVSFKPSKIFKDLLNTK
- a CDS encoding bifunctional ornithine acetyltransferase/N-acetylglutamate synthase — encoded protein: MVLSKMKKISGGINAVRGFKSAGINCGIKGNGKKDLLLVLSEKLASAAGVFTTNRVRASSVIETIKRVKNGIAKAIIANSGNANACTGKKGEETTLEIIEFTGKNLKISGENILVASTGIIGRLPEVDKIRKGVMRLMKKIDSGDLSGAADAIMTTDTFSKEIAIEIELKNSNIRIAGIAKGAGMVCPNMATMLAFIVTDATIKKNILQKALKEAVDKSFNMITIDGCMSTNDMVLLLANGMSDSQEIKKGSNELRLFKAGLDFVAGKLAKMIVLDGEGATKLIKISVLGAKTKKSAKNAAMAIANSNLVKTAFFGEILNWGRITAALGASGIEFSPEKIDIYFSGKKIVNKGCGCGFNEKEIKKILKNKEITIEVSLNNGNKEAIVLTSDLSCEYIRINASYN